A region from the Triticum urartu cultivar G1812 chromosome 1, Tu2.1, whole genome shotgun sequence genome encodes:
- the LOC125532426 gene encoding TATA-binding protein-associated factor BTAF1 isoform X1 — translation MAAQSSSRLHRLLTLLDTGSTQATRFAAARQIGEIARTHPQELNALLKKVSQYLRSKNWDTRVAAAQAIGSIAENVKHTSVKDLFAAVEAEKHASGLSDETGDVASALPRPDTTATSELAFGSFDINRVLEFGSPLLSSGGQEFDVANDNGKNPSDRLARQKQNLRRRLGLDVCEQFMDFNDVFKDEDLLAQKNYWGANAQNNGFYSYNSGQNIQHLVASMVPRYPKHSTFRPKRLSARERNMLKRKAKSNAKDHTKSIPEDDEVVLKNSSSSNGASSDQAGTYNDASDTVADEDNVEYSDSGRWPFQQFVDQLILDMFDPIWEVRHGTIMALREILTHQGACAGVYFPDLSSPFADLDDKTDSDTLKKPHGIDLNEDIDAEQLEPVLKRHKKEEPNPSEIMLEPVVERHMEEEKPNPSEIMDIDVDKELVNPVDSKAEAGLSNVLTVSSGEPNSAHVKDEPELQLDNSTDPSKVETSCTSLHSALNSASNPSSVVHAPDNSKYLKLMKLAKYSCMKNWEFLQDCAIRFLCALSLDRFGDYVSDQVVAPVRETCAQALGAVLKYMHPSLVCHTLNILLQMQRRQEWEVRHGSLLGIKYLVAVRKEMLKDLFEYVLHACKAGLEDPDDDVRAVAAEALIPAAASLVRLNDQFLNSVVMLLWDILLDLDDLSPSTSSVMNLLAEIYSQPEMVPKMLGTAALSEREFDLNKATQMAEQEDKLAYSENPYVLATLTPRLWPFMRHSITSVRRSAIRTLERLLEVCNTRSSAGDASSNFWPTSILGDSLQVAFQNILLESNDEILQSSERAWKLLLQCPEKDLECAAISYFGNWVQLATTPYGSTLDSTKMFMPVALPRGSRSRAAKIRSAKLEHESSRMVSFGSTGENTSHEKQFDLSSNVPKIIVGADSDKSVTHTRVLTAMALGLFASKLPVGSWQVVLTPLANDVMSLSGVQRQVASMVIVSWFKDLRGRDLAAVGTLLAFFSSVKEYLLDLLSCSDPAFPTKGSVLPYSELARTYTKMRNEATNLFRTVESCAVFKDYASSLNFNADMLSVDDAINFASKLSLPTEFDLPSDSEKIVLNNIESAKQGLLSTSGYLKCVQNNLHVTVSSLVASAVVWMSGLPSKLNPVILPLMAAIKREQEELLQDKAADALAELIFGCVGRKPGPNDKLTKNLCTLACTDISETPQAAVINSIQVIEDQNLLSIGKRFSNHKSRGHVNSGGEERTKTEGYISRRGSELALKHLCEKFGSSLFEKLPKLWDCLTEFLEPIKIEDDIQKDDPSITQLGRSCEDKDPQSLINNIQVVRSITPHLPEPLRPQLLRLLPCILGCARHSHVAVRLAAARCITSMAKSLTGNVMVVVIENAIPMLSDSSSVCARQGAGMLLSLLVQGLAVELVPYAPFLVVPLLRCMSDPDGSVRQSVTHSFAALVPLLPLAKGVPLPSGLSERLYSSTEDAQFLEQLLDNSQIDDHKLNIHLSVELRRYQQEGINWLAFLRRFKLHGILCDDMGLGKTLQASAIVASDIAESRARNDDKDPKSLIICPSTLVAHWEYEVEKYIDSSIMKPLQYIGSSQDRMTLRAQFDKFNVIITSYDIIRKDIDFLESVIWNYCVLDEGHIIKNSRSKITSAVKQLKAQHRLILSGTPIQNNVLELWSLFDFLMPGFLGTEKQFQSTYGKPLIAAKDSKCSAKDAEAGILAMEALHKQVMPFLLRRTKDEVLSDLPEKIIQDRHCNLSHLQLKLYDKFSSSNVKEEISTIVKADESEPSTSQPKATRHVFQALQYLLKLCSHPLLVIGESPPDYIVEHLKEIGMGTGDELHELHHSPKLVALQEILQECGIGSEISSPDASAAVGQHRVLIFAQHKAFLDIIEKDLFQSHMRSVTYLRLDGSVQTDKRFEIVKTFNSDPTIDVLLLTTHVGGLGLNLTSADTLVFMEHDWNPMKDLQAMDRAHRLGQRKVVNVHRLIMRGTLEEKVMSLQRFKVSVANAVINSENASLKTMNTDQLLDLFTSTPASRKASVLPSSSSATEEDSNKGKPGRKGLKSILSGLDELWDQSQYADEYDMNQFLAKLNG, via the exons GTCTTGATGTGTGCGAGCAGTTTATGGATTTCAATGACGTTTTCAAAGATGAGGATCTTCTTGCCCAAAAGAATTATTGGGGTGCAAATGCCCAAAACAATGGATTTTATTCGTATAATAGTGGTCAGAATATTCAGCACTTGGTTGCCTCCATGGTTCCTAGGTATCCAAAACATTCTACTTTTCGACCTAAGCGGCTAAGTGCCAGGGAACGTAATATGCTGAAGCGGAAAGCAAAGAGCAACGCAAAGGATCATACAAAGTCTATACCGGAGGATGATGAGGTTGTGCTAAAAAATTCTTCATCGTCCAATGGAGCTTCTTCTGACCAAGCTGGCACATATAAC GATGCTTCTGACACAGTTGCAGATGAAGACAATGTGGAGTACAGTGACAGTGGGAGATGGCCTTTTCAACAGTTTGTTGATCAGCTTATTCTTGACATGTTTGACCCTA TTTGGGAAGTTCGCCATGGCACCATTATGGCTTTGAGGGAAATTTTGACGCATCAAGGTGCTTGTGCTGGAGTATATTTCCCTGATCTGAGCTCACCTTTTGCTGATCTGGATGATAAAACTGATTCTGACACCCTGAAAAAGCCTCATGGTATTGATCTTAATGAAGACATTGACGCGGAACAACTTGAACCAGTTTTGAAGAGACATAAGAAAGAAGAGCCAAATCCTTCTGAGATTATGCTTGAACCAGTTGTTGAGAGACATATGGAAGAGGAGAAGCCAAATCCTTCCGAGATTATGGACATTGACGTGGATAAGGAGCTGGTCAATCCTGTTGATTCCAAAGCCGAGGCAGGTTTGAGTAATGTGCTCACTGTATCGAGTGGTGAACCTAATTCTGCTCATGTAAAGGATGAGCCAGAGTTGCAGCTTGATAATTCAACTGATCCCTCTAAAGTGGAAACATCATGTACATCACTCCACAGTGCACTCAACTCAGCATCAAATCCAAGTTCTGTTGTACATGCTCCTGACAATTCAAAATATCTGAAACTGATGAAATTGGCCAAGTACTCGTGTATGAAGAATTGGGAGTTCCTTCAAGATTGTGCAATTCGTTTCCTTTGCGCTCTCTCATTGGACCG CTTTGGTGATTATGTATCTGATCAAGTGGTTGCCCCTGTCCGTGAAACTTGCGCTCAAGCTCTTGGTGCTGTTCTGAAGTACATGCATCCTTCTTTAGTGTGCCATACACTAAATATCTTGTTGCAAATGCAG CGCAGGCAAGAGTGGGAAGTTCGTCATGGGAGCCTCCTTGGAATTAAATACCTGGTTGCGGTTCGCAAG GAAATGCTTAAAGATCTGTTTGAGTATGTCCTTCATGCTTGTAAAGCTGGTCTGGAAGATCCGGATGATGATGTCCGTGCTGTAGCTGCAGAGGCCCTGATCCCGGCTGCTGCTTCTTTAGTTAGACTAAATGATCAATTTCTGAATTCAGTTGTGATGTTGTTATGGGATATATTGCTTGACCTTGATGACCTAAGCCCATCTACAAGCAG TGTAATGAATTTGTTAGCTGAGATATATTCGCAACCAGAGATGGTTCCAAAGATGCTTGGTACGGCAGCCTTAAGCGAGAGAGAATTTGATCTAAACAAAGCTACTCAGATGGCTGAGCAAGAAGACAAGTTGGCATACAGTGAGAACCCTTATGTTTTAGCCACACTGACACCCCGTTTGTGGCCTTTTATGAGACACAGTATTACTTCAGTCCGGCGTTCTGCTATACGAACATTG GAGAGGCTTCTTGAGGTTTGCAACACCAGGAGTTCAGCTGGAGACGCCTCATCTAATTTCTGGCCTACATCCATATTAGGTGATTCACTGCAGGTTGCCTTCCAGAATATACTTTTGGAGTCGAATGATGAGATTCTTCAATCTTCTGAAAGGGCTTGGAAACTTCTACTTCAG TGCCCTGAGAAAGACCTTGAGTGTGCTGCAATATCATATTTTGGTAATTGGGTACAACTTGCTACGACTCCATATGGCTCAACATTGGATTCTACAAAAATGTTTATGCCAGTTGCCCTTCCCCGAGGAAGCCGTTCAAGAGCTGCAAAGATAAGGTCTGCAAAGCTAGAACATGAAAGTTCAAGAATGGTATCTTTTGGTTCTACAGGAGAAAATACTTCACACGAGAAGCAATTCGATCTTTCTTCAAATGTTCCAAAGATAATCGTGGGGGCCGATTCTGACAAATCTGTTACCCATACACGAGTGCTAACAGCAATGGCCCTTGGGCTTTTTGCCTCGAAGTTGCCAGTTGGCTCGTGGCAAGTTGTTCTTACTCCACTTGCTAATGATGTCATGTCTCTTTCAGGAGTCCAGAGACAG GTGGCTTCTATGGTTATTGTTTCTTGGTTTAAAGATCTCAGAGGAAGAGATCTCGCTGCAGTGGGCACATTGCTAGCTTTCTTCTCCTCTGTGAAAGAGTATCTTTTGGACTTGCTGTCTTGCTCTGATCCGGCATTTCCAACAAAAGGCTCTGTGCTTCCCTATTCTGAACTTGCAAGGACATACACAAAGATGCGCAATGAAGCCACTAATTTATTCCGCACAGTAGAGTCTTGTGCTGTTTTCAAAGATTATGCCAGCAGCTTAAATTTTAACGCTGACATGCTGAGCGTTGATGATGCTATTAATTTTGCTTCAAAGCTGTCGTTACCCACTGAGTTTGATCTTCCTTCGGACAGTGAGAAAATTGTCCTGAATAACATAGAGTCAGCTAAACAAGGCCTGTTGTCCACATCAGGCTACTTGAAGTGTGTTCAG AACAATTTGCACGTCACTGTCTCTTCTTTGGTGGCTTCTGCTGTTGTCTGGATGTCGGGGTTACCAAGCAAGTTGAATCCAGTCATTTTACCTTTAATGGCTGCAATAAAAAGAGAACAG GAGGAACTacttcaagacaaagcagcagatGCACTTGCGGAGCTCATTTTTGGTTGTGTTGGTCGGAAGCCAGGCCCCAATGACAAGCTTACAAAGAACCTCTGCACCTTAGCATGCACTGATATCAGCGAGACACCTCAAGCTGCAGTTATTAATTCAATACAGGTTATCGAGGACCAAAATTTGTTGTCAATCGGGAAGCGTTTTAGCAACCACAAATCCAGGGGTCATGTGAATTCTGGCGGTGAAGAAAGAACAAAAACGGAAGGTTATATAAGTCGTCGTGGATCAGAGTTGGCTTTAAAGCATCTCTGTGAGAAATTTGGATCATCATTATTTGAAAAACTCCCCAAGTTATGGGATTGCCTTACCGAGTTTCTTGAACCTATTAAGATCGAAGATGACATTCAGAAAGATGATCCGAGTATCACACAACTAGGCAGGTCTTGTGAGGATAAGGACCCACAGTCCCTCATAAATAACATCCAG GTTGTTCGTTCAATTACACCTCACCTGCCTGAGCCCTTGAGGCCTCAGCTGTTAAGGCTCCTTCCCTGCATTCTTGGGTGCGCGCGTCATTCTCATGTGGCTGTTAGGTTAGCTGCTGCCAGGTGTATCACGTCAATGGCGAAGTCACTGACTGGTAATGTGATGGTAGTTGTCATAGAAAATGCCATTCCAATGTTGTCGGATTCATCTTCTGTGTGTGCAAGACAAGGAGCTGGGATGCTTTTGAGCCTTCTTGTTCAGGGTTTGGCTGTGGAGTTGGTTCCTTATGCTCCTTTCCTTGTTGTACCTCTTCTGAGGTGCATGAGCGACCCTGATGGATCTGTTAGGCAGTCCGTCACTCACAGTTTCGCTGCTTTGGTCCCTTTGCTGCCATTAGCGAAGGGAGTTCCGCTACCAAGTGGATTAAGTGAGCGCTTATATAGCAGCACAGAAGATGCACAGTTTCTGGAACAACTCCTTGACAACTCTCAAATTGATGATCACAAGCTCAACATTCATCTAAGTGTTGAGTTGCGCAG GTACCAGCAAGAAGGAATCAACTGGTTAGCATTCCTTAGACGGTTTAAGTTACATGGAATTTTATGTGATGACATGGGGCTTGGCAAGACACTCCAGGCGTCTGCTATCGTAGCAAGTGATATTGCCGAGTCCCGTGCACGGAATGATGACAAAGATCCAAAATCTTTGATTATCTGTCCTTCTACATTAGTGGCACACTGGGAATACGAAGTGGAGAAATACATAGATAGCTCTATCATGAAACCTCTTCAGTACATTGGCTCGTCACAAGACAGGATGACGCTCCGTGCTCAATTCGATAAATTCAATGTCATCATAACATCGTATGATATTATACGCAAGGATATCGATTTTCTCGAGAGTGTCATTTGGAACTATTGTGTTCTGGATGAAGGGCACATAATAAAGAACTCAAGATCTAAAATAACGTCTGCTGTGAAGCAGTTGAAAGCACAGCACCGTCTTATCTTGAGTGGAACTCCTATTCAG AACAATGTATTGGAATTGTGGTCGCTATTTGACTTCCTTATGCCAGGGTTTCTTGGAACAGAAAAACAG TTCCAATCTACATATGGGAAACCACTGATAGCAGCTAAAGATTCCAAATGTTCAGCAAAGGATGCTGAAGCAGGCATTCTTGCAATGGAGGCACTTCATAAACAG GTCATGCCATTTCTACTCAGAAGAACCAAGGATGAAGTCTTATCGGATCTTCCAGAGAAGATTATCCAGGACAGACATTGCAATCTCAGCCACTTACAGCTGAAACTTTATGACAAGTTCTCCAGCTCCAATGTGAAAGAAGAGATTTCAACCATAGTAAAAGCAGACGAATCAGAGCCATCCACCTCTCAACCAAAGGCAACTCGCCATGTGTTCCAG GCACTACAATACCTGTTGAAGCTCTGCAGCCATCCTTTACTTGTAATTGGGGAGAGCCCACCTGACTATATTGTGGAGCATCTAAAGGAGATAGGTATGGGAACTGGTGATGAACTGCATGAGCTGCACCACTCTCCTAAGCTTGTTGCTCTTCAAGAGATATTGCAAGAGTGTGGTATAGGATCAGAAATATCTAGTCCTGATGCTTCTGCGGCTGTTGGGCAACACAGAGTTTTGATTTTTGCTCAACATAAG GCTTTCCTTGACATTATTGAGAAGGACCTGTTTCAGTCCCATATGAGAAG TGTCACGTatttgcgacttgatggctctgTTCAAACAGACAAGAGATTTGAAATTGTCAAAACGTTCAATTCGGACCCAACCATCGATGTGCTTCTACTAACGACTCATG TCGGCGGTCTGGGCTTGAATTTGACGTCTGCCGACACTTTGGTCTTCATGGAACATGATTGGAACCCAATGAAGGATCTCCAG GCAATGGACAGAGCACATCGTCTGGGCCAAAGGAAAGTTGTGAATGTGCACCGTCTCATCATGCGTGGCACCCTGGAGGAGAAAGTGATGAGTCTCCAGCGGTTCAAGGTGTCGGTCGCCAACGCGGTCATAAATTCTGAGAACGCGAGCCTGAAGACCATGAACACTGACCAGCTACTCGATTTGTTCACTTCGACCCCTGCTTCCAGAAAG GCGTCGGTTCTCCCAAGCAGTTCGAGCGCCACGGAAGAAGATAGCAACAAGGGGAAACCGGGTCGCAAGGGCCTCAAGTCAATCCTGAGTGGGCTGGACGAGCTGTGGGACCAGTCGCAGTACGCGGACGAGTATGATATGAACCAGTTCCTGGCGAAGCTAAACGGGTGA
- the LOC125532426 gene encoding TATA-binding protein-associated factor BTAF1 isoform X2, whose amino-acid sequence MFDPIWEVRHGTIMALREILTHQGACAGVYFPDLSSPFADLDDKTDSDTLKKPHGIDLNEDIDAEQLEPVLKRHKKEEPNPSEIMLEPVVERHMEEEKPNPSEIMDIDVDKELVNPVDSKAEAGLSNVLTVSSGEPNSAHVKDEPELQLDNSTDPSKVETSCTSLHSALNSASNPSSVVHAPDNSKYLKLMKLAKYSCMKNWEFLQDCAIRFLCALSLDRFGDYVSDQVVAPVRETCAQALGAVLKYMHPSLVCHTLNILLQMQRRQEWEVRHGSLLGIKYLVAVRKEMLKDLFEYVLHACKAGLEDPDDDVRAVAAEALIPAAASLVRLNDQFLNSVVMLLWDILLDLDDLSPSTSSVMNLLAEIYSQPEMVPKMLGTAALSEREFDLNKATQMAEQEDKLAYSENPYVLATLTPRLWPFMRHSITSVRRSAIRTLERLLEVCNTRSSAGDASSNFWPTSILGDSLQVAFQNILLESNDEILQSSERAWKLLLQCPEKDLECAAISYFGNWVQLATTPYGSTLDSTKMFMPVALPRGSRSRAAKIRSAKLEHESSRMVSFGSTGENTSHEKQFDLSSNVPKIIVGADSDKSVTHTRVLTAMALGLFASKLPVGSWQVVLTPLANDVMSLSGVQRQVASMVIVSWFKDLRGRDLAAVGTLLAFFSSVKEYLLDLLSCSDPAFPTKGSVLPYSELARTYTKMRNEATNLFRTVESCAVFKDYASSLNFNADMLSVDDAINFASKLSLPTEFDLPSDSEKIVLNNIESAKQGLLSTSGYLKCVQNNLHVTVSSLVASAVVWMSGLPSKLNPVILPLMAAIKREQEELLQDKAADALAELIFGCVGRKPGPNDKLTKNLCTLACTDISETPQAAVINSIQVIEDQNLLSIGKRFSNHKSRGHVNSGGEERTKTEGYISRRGSELALKHLCEKFGSSLFEKLPKLWDCLTEFLEPIKIEDDIQKDDPSITQLGRSCEDKDPQSLINNIQVVRSITPHLPEPLRPQLLRLLPCILGCARHSHVAVRLAAARCITSMAKSLTGNVMVVVIENAIPMLSDSSSVCARQGAGMLLSLLVQGLAVELVPYAPFLVVPLLRCMSDPDGSVRQSVTHSFAALVPLLPLAKGVPLPSGLSERLYSSTEDAQFLEQLLDNSQIDDHKLNIHLSVELRRYQQEGINWLAFLRRFKLHGILCDDMGLGKTLQASAIVASDIAESRARNDDKDPKSLIICPSTLVAHWEYEVEKYIDSSIMKPLQYIGSSQDRMTLRAQFDKFNVIITSYDIIRKDIDFLESVIWNYCVLDEGHIIKNSRSKITSAVKQLKAQHRLILSGTPIQNNVLELWSLFDFLMPGFLGTEKQFQSTYGKPLIAAKDSKCSAKDAEAGILAMEALHKQVMPFLLRRTKDEVLSDLPEKIIQDRHCNLSHLQLKLYDKFSSSNVKEEISTIVKADESEPSTSQPKATRHVFQALQYLLKLCSHPLLVIGESPPDYIVEHLKEIGMGTGDELHELHHSPKLVALQEILQECGIGSEISSPDASAAVGQHRVLIFAQHKAFLDIIEKDLFQSHMRSVTYLRLDGSVQTDKRFEIVKTFNSDPTIDVLLLTTHVGGLGLNLTSADTLVFMEHDWNPMKDLQAMDRAHRLGQRKVVNVHRLIMRGTLEEKVMSLQRFKVSVANAVINSENASLKTMNTDQLLDLFTSTPASRKASVLPSSSSATEEDSNKGKPGRKGLKSILSGLDELWDQSQYADEYDMNQFLAKLNG is encoded by the exons ATGTTTGACCCTA TTTGGGAAGTTCGCCATGGCACCATTATGGCTTTGAGGGAAATTTTGACGCATCAAGGTGCTTGTGCTGGAGTATATTTCCCTGATCTGAGCTCACCTTTTGCTGATCTGGATGATAAAACTGATTCTGACACCCTGAAAAAGCCTCATGGTATTGATCTTAATGAAGACATTGACGCGGAACAACTTGAACCAGTTTTGAAGAGACATAAGAAAGAAGAGCCAAATCCTTCTGAGATTATGCTTGAACCAGTTGTTGAGAGACATATGGAAGAGGAGAAGCCAAATCCTTCCGAGATTATGGACATTGACGTGGATAAGGAGCTGGTCAATCCTGTTGATTCCAAAGCCGAGGCAGGTTTGAGTAATGTGCTCACTGTATCGAGTGGTGAACCTAATTCTGCTCATGTAAAGGATGAGCCAGAGTTGCAGCTTGATAATTCAACTGATCCCTCTAAAGTGGAAACATCATGTACATCACTCCACAGTGCACTCAACTCAGCATCAAATCCAAGTTCTGTTGTACATGCTCCTGACAATTCAAAATATCTGAAACTGATGAAATTGGCCAAGTACTCGTGTATGAAGAATTGGGAGTTCCTTCAAGATTGTGCAATTCGTTTCCTTTGCGCTCTCTCATTGGACCG CTTTGGTGATTATGTATCTGATCAAGTGGTTGCCCCTGTCCGTGAAACTTGCGCTCAAGCTCTTGGTGCTGTTCTGAAGTACATGCATCCTTCTTTAGTGTGCCATACACTAAATATCTTGTTGCAAATGCAG CGCAGGCAAGAGTGGGAAGTTCGTCATGGGAGCCTCCTTGGAATTAAATACCTGGTTGCGGTTCGCAAG GAAATGCTTAAAGATCTGTTTGAGTATGTCCTTCATGCTTGTAAAGCTGGTCTGGAAGATCCGGATGATGATGTCCGTGCTGTAGCTGCAGAGGCCCTGATCCCGGCTGCTGCTTCTTTAGTTAGACTAAATGATCAATTTCTGAATTCAGTTGTGATGTTGTTATGGGATATATTGCTTGACCTTGATGACCTAAGCCCATCTACAAGCAG TGTAATGAATTTGTTAGCTGAGATATATTCGCAACCAGAGATGGTTCCAAAGATGCTTGGTACGGCAGCCTTAAGCGAGAGAGAATTTGATCTAAACAAAGCTACTCAGATGGCTGAGCAAGAAGACAAGTTGGCATACAGTGAGAACCCTTATGTTTTAGCCACACTGACACCCCGTTTGTGGCCTTTTATGAGACACAGTATTACTTCAGTCCGGCGTTCTGCTATACGAACATTG GAGAGGCTTCTTGAGGTTTGCAACACCAGGAGTTCAGCTGGAGACGCCTCATCTAATTTCTGGCCTACATCCATATTAGGTGATTCACTGCAGGTTGCCTTCCAGAATATACTTTTGGAGTCGAATGATGAGATTCTTCAATCTTCTGAAAGGGCTTGGAAACTTCTACTTCAG TGCCCTGAGAAAGACCTTGAGTGTGCTGCAATATCATATTTTGGTAATTGGGTACAACTTGCTACGACTCCATATGGCTCAACATTGGATTCTACAAAAATGTTTATGCCAGTTGCCCTTCCCCGAGGAAGCCGTTCAAGAGCTGCAAAGATAAGGTCTGCAAAGCTAGAACATGAAAGTTCAAGAATGGTATCTTTTGGTTCTACAGGAGAAAATACTTCACACGAGAAGCAATTCGATCTTTCTTCAAATGTTCCAAAGATAATCGTGGGGGCCGATTCTGACAAATCTGTTACCCATACACGAGTGCTAACAGCAATGGCCCTTGGGCTTTTTGCCTCGAAGTTGCCAGTTGGCTCGTGGCAAGTTGTTCTTACTCCACTTGCTAATGATGTCATGTCTCTTTCAGGAGTCCAGAGACAG GTGGCTTCTATGGTTATTGTTTCTTGGTTTAAAGATCTCAGAGGAAGAGATCTCGCTGCAGTGGGCACATTGCTAGCTTTCTTCTCCTCTGTGAAAGAGTATCTTTTGGACTTGCTGTCTTGCTCTGATCCGGCATTTCCAACAAAAGGCTCTGTGCTTCCCTATTCTGAACTTGCAAGGACATACACAAAGATGCGCAATGAAGCCACTAATTTATTCCGCACAGTAGAGTCTTGTGCTGTTTTCAAAGATTATGCCAGCAGCTTAAATTTTAACGCTGACATGCTGAGCGTTGATGATGCTATTAATTTTGCTTCAAAGCTGTCGTTACCCACTGAGTTTGATCTTCCTTCGGACAGTGAGAAAATTGTCCTGAATAACATAGAGTCAGCTAAACAAGGCCTGTTGTCCACATCAGGCTACTTGAAGTGTGTTCAG AACAATTTGCACGTCACTGTCTCTTCTTTGGTGGCTTCTGCTGTTGTCTGGATGTCGGGGTTACCAAGCAAGTTGAATCCAGTCATTTTACCTTTAATGGCTGCAATAAAAAGAGAACAG GAGGAACTacttcaagacaaagcagcagatGCACTTGCGGAGCTCATTTTTGGTTGTGTTGGTCGGAAGCCAGGCCCCAATGACAAGCTTACAAAGAACCTCTGCACCTTAGCATGCACTGATATCAGCGAGACACCTCAAGCTGCAGTTATTAATTCAATACAGGTTATCGAGGACCAAAATTTGTTGTCAATCGGGAAGCGTTTTAGCAACCACAAATCCAGGGGTCATGTGAATTCTGGCGGTGAAGAAAGAACAAAAACGGAAGGTTATATAAGTCGTCGTGGATCAGAGTTGGCTTTAAAGCATCTCTGTGAGAAATTTGGATCATCATTATTTGAAAAACTCCCCAAGTTATGGGATTGCCTTACCGAGTTTCTTGAACCTATTAAGATCGAAGATGACATTCAGAAAGATGATCCGAGTATCACACAACTAGGCAGGTCTTGTGAGGATAAGGACCCACAGTCCCTCATAAATAACATCCAG GTTGTTCGTTCAATTACACCTCACCTGCCTGAGCCCTTGAGGCCTCAGCTGTTAAGGCTCCTTCCCTGCATTCTTGGGTGCGCGCGTCATTCTCATGTGGCTGTTAGGTTAGCTGCTGCCAGGTGTATCACGTCAATGGCGAAGTCACTGACTGGTAATGTGATGGTAGTTGTCATAGAAAATGCCATTCCAATGTTGTCGGATTCATCTTCTGTGTGTGCAAGACAAGGAGCTGGGATGCTTTTGAGCCTTCTTGTTCAGGGTTTGGCTGTGGAGTTGGTTCCTTATGCTCCTTTCCTTGTTGTACCTCTTCTGAGGTGCATGAGCGACCCTGATGGATCTGTTAGGCAGTCCGTCACTCACAGTTTCGCTGCTTTGGTCCCTTTGCTGCCATTAGCGAAGGGAGTTCCGCTACCAAGTGGATTAAGTGAGCGCTTATATAGCAGCACAGAAGATGCACAGTTTCTGGAACAACTCCTTGACAACTCTCAAATTGATGATCACAAGCTCAACATTCATCTAAGTGTTGAGTTGCGCAG GTACCAGCAAGAAGGAATCAACTGGTTAGCATTCCTTAGACGGTTTAAGTTACATGGAATTTTATGTGATGACATGGGGCTTGGCAAGACACTCCAGGCGTCTGCTATCGTAGCAAGTGATATTGCCGAGTCCCGTGCACGGAATGATGACAAAGATCCAAAATCTTTGATTATCTGTCCTTCTACATTAGTGGCACACTGGGAATACGAAGTGGAGAAATACATAGATAGCTCTATCATGAAACCTCTTCAGTACATTGGCTCGTCACAAGACAGGATGACGCTCCGTGCTCAATTCGATAAATTCAATGTCATCATAACATCGTATGATATTATACGCAAGGATATCGATTTTCTCGAGAGTGTCATTTGGAACTATTGTGTTCTGGATGAAGGGCACATAATAAAGAACTCAAGATCTAAAATAACGTCTGCTGTGAAGCAGTTGAAAGCACAGCACCGTCTTATCTTGAGTGGAACTCCTATTCAG AACAATGTATTGGAATTGTGGTCGCTATTTGACTTCCTTATGCCAGGGTTTCTTGGAACAGAAAAACAG TTCCAATCTACATATGGGAAACCACTGATAGCAGCTAAAGATTCCAAATGTTCAGCAAAGGATGCTGAAGCAGGCATTCTTGCAATGGAGGCACTTCATAAACAG GTCATGCCATTTCTACTCAGAAGAACCAAGGATGAAGTCTTATCGGATCTTCCAGAGAAGATTATCCAGGACAGACATTGCAATCTCAGCCACTTACAGCTGAAACTTTATGACAAGTTCTCCAGCTCCAATGTGAAAGAAGAGATTTCAACCATAGTAAAAGCAGACGAATCAGAGCCATCCACCTCTCAACCAAAGGCAACTCGCCATGTGTTCCAG GCACTACAATACCTGTTGAAGCTCTGCAGCCATCCTTTACTTGTAATTGGGGAGAGCCCACCTGACTATATTGTGGAGCATCTAAAGGAGATAGGTATGGGAACTGGTGATGAACTGCATGAGCTGCACCACTCTCCTAAGCTTGTTGCTCTTCAAGAGATATTGCAAGAGTGTGGTATAGGATCAGAAATATCTAGTCCTGATGCTTCTGCGGCTGTTGGGCAACACAGAGTTTTGATTTTTGCTCAACATAAG GCTTTCCTTGACATTATTGAGAAGGACCTGTTTCAGTCCCATATGAGAAG TGTCACGTatttgcgacttgatggctctgTTCAAACAGACAAGAGATTTGAAATTGTCAAAACGTTCAATTCGGACCCAACCATCGATGTGCTTCTACTAACGACTCATG TCGGCGGTCTGGGCTTGAATTTGACGTCTGCCGACACTTTGGTCTTCATGGAACATGATTGGAACCCAATGAAGGATCTCCAG GCAATGGACAGAGCACATCGTCTGGGCCAAAGGAAAGTTGTGAATGTGCACCGTCTCATCATGCGTGGCACCCTGGAGGAGAAAGTGATGAGTCTCCAGCGGTTCAAGGTGTCGGTCGCCAACGCGGTCATAAATTCTGAGAACGCGAGCCTGAAGACCATGAACACTGACCAGCTACTCGATTTGTTCACTTCGACCCCTGCTTCCAGAAAG GCGTCGGTTCTCCCAAGCAGTTCGAGCGCCACGGAAGAAGATAGCAACAAGGGGAAACCGGGTCGCAAGGGCCTCAAGTCAATCCTGAGTGGGCTGGACGAGCTGTGGGACCAGTCGCAGTACGCGGACGAGTATGATATGAACCAGTTCCTGGCGAAGCTAAACGGGTGA